A genomic segment from uncultured Vibrio sp. encodes:
- a CDS encoding LysR family transcriptional regulator gives MTIKQLRAFLAVAETLSFAQACEHCHLTQSALSLTIKTLETSMGGRLFSRTTRHVRLTPEGKALLPMAKRLLAEWENVEEELHQRFSMQKGKVTLAVMPTFAANILPSMLLNFHQSYPDINIRIHDVINEQVVTMVENNTVEIGIAFKPYNNERLNFTPLFVDHFIAIVPPDSDLSQLDNVSCKQLLDYSFVSLQRPSSFRAMIEQELEPRGISLNARVESQQISTIGKLVSCGVGVSIVPSLCRQQMEDMGAVCQPLCDPVIASSVGIVTKKEHELSAAAQSLFNVLVCTSE, from the coding sequence ATGACCATAAAGCAGTTGAGAGCATTTCTAGCGGTTGCGGAGACGTTAAGCTTCGCTCAGGCTTGTGAGCATTGTCACTTAACTCAATCTGCCTTGAGTCTGACAATCAAAACTCTAGAGACATCAATGGGTGGCCGACTATTCAGTCGAACAACACGCCACGTTCGACTAACACCTGAAGGTAAGGCTTTACTGCCAATGGCGAAACGGCTGTTGGCTGAGTGGGAAAATGTCGAAGAGGAGCTGCATCAACGTTTTTCTATGCAGAAAGGAAAAGTGACCTTGGCGGTCATGCCCACGTTTGCCGCGAATATATTGCCTTCGATGCTACTTAATTTTCATCAAAGTTACCCGGATATTAATATACGAATTCATGACGTTATCAATGAGCAAGTGGTGACCATGGTGGAAAACAATACAGTTGAAATTGGTATTGCTTTCAAGCCATATAACAATGAACGGTTAAATTTTACACCGTTGTTTGTTGATCACTTCATTGCGATAGTTCCTCCGGATTCAGACTTATCTCAACTTGACAACGTGAGCTGTAAGCAACTGCTCGACTATTCATTTGTCAGCTTGCAAAGACCTTCCTCATTTCGAGCAATGATCGAACAGGAATTAGAGCCGAGAGGTATTAGTTTAAACGCTAGAGTGGAAAGTCAGCAGATATCTACGATCGGTAAGTTAGTCAGCTGTGGGGTGGGGGTAAGTATTGTTCCTTCTCTATGTCGTCAGCAAATGGAGGATATGGGCGCGGTTTGCCAACCACTCTGCGATCCTGTCATTGCAAGCTCTGTAGGCATTGTGACAAAAAAGGAGCATGAATTATCTGCTGCAGCACAAAGCTTGTTTAATGTATTGGTCTGTACCTCTGAATAA